From Pirellulales bacterium, a single genomic window includes:
- a CDS encoding SDR family oxidoreductase yields MPDLPVLLITGTSQGIGRQLAAHFAAEDYQVVGCSRSDVPAPAGNYRHFCLDIADEATVKPMFSEIRKQFGRLDGLINNAGIASMNHLLTTPMTSVHDVLRTNVAGTFLFCREAAKLMQRRRFGRIVNFATVATPLKLEGEAIYAASKAAVMSLTQTLARELADFGITVNAIGPTPIRTGLIAGVPEDKLDALIARQAIHRYGEIRDVINVIDFFLRPESDFVTGQTVFLGGV; encoded by the coding sequence ATGCCTGACCTTCCGGTTCTACTGATTACCGGTACGAGCCAAGGCATTGGGCGGCAATTGGCCGCGCACTTCGCGGCCGAAGACTACCAGGTCGTGGGTTGTAGCCGCAGCGACGTGCCGGCGCCCGCAGGTAACTACCGCCACTTTTGCTTAGACATCGCCGACGAGGCGACCGTCAAGCCGATGTTTAGCGAAATCCGCAAGCAATTTGGGCGGTTGGACGGGCTGATCAACAATGCGGGCATCGCCAGCATGAACCATTTGTTGACGACCCCCATGACGAGCGTACATGACGTGTTGCGCACCAACGTCGCGGGGACATTCCTATTTTGCCGCGAGGCCGCCAAGCTGATGCAGCGCCGCCGGTTCGGGCGGATCGTCAACTTTGCGACCGTGGCCACTCCGCTCAAGCTAGAAGGGGAGGCAATCTACGCGGCATCGAAGGCGGCCGTGATGTCGCTGACCCAAACCTTGGCCCGTGAGCTGGCCGACTTCGGTATTACGGTGAACGCAATTGGTCCCACGCCCATCCGCACCGGTCTGATCGCCGGCGTGCCGGAGGATAAGCTCGACGCCCTGATCGCCAGGCAGGCGATCCACCGCTACGGTGAAATCCGGGACGTGATCAATGTCATCGATTTCTTTCTGCGTCCGGAAAGCGATTTTGTGACCGGGCAAACTGTGTTTCTCGGGGGCGTGTAA